The Candidatus Methylomirabilota bacterium genome includes a window with the following:
- a CDS encoding acyl-CoA dehydrogenase — MKFELTEEQRLFREMVRDFAAREVAPLAKQVDEEGLFPQETVKKMGELGLMGVAIPTEYGGAGSDNVCYAIGMEEIARACASTSVIMSVNNSLVADALYKFGSEAQKQRYLIPLAGGKLLGCFALSEPGAGSDASAQQTMVVREGETFILNGTKNFITNALEADLALVFATIDRRLRAKGVCAFLVEKGTPGFTISKVEKKLGLHGTSCCQVVFEQCRVPADNLLGELGQGFRIAMITLDAGRIGIAAQAVGIAQAALDISIRYAKERVAFDKPIASFQAIQWMIADMAVQIEAARLLTYRAAWLKDKGLRHTKESAMAKLFASETASRAATKALQIHGGYGYLYDFPAQRLFRDARITEIYEGTSEIQRLVIAHQLLN; from the coding sequence ATGAAGTTCGAGCTGACTGAGGAACAGCGCCTGTTTCGGGAGATGGTACGCGACTTCGCCGCCAGAGAGGTCGCGCCGCTGGCCAAGCAGGTGGACGAAGAAGGGCTCTTCCCGCAGGAGACGGTCAAGAAGATGGGAGAGCTCGGGCTGATGGGCGTGGCGATCCCCACGGAATACGGCGGCGCCGGGTCGGACAATGTGTGCTACGCTATCGGTATGGAGGAGATCGCTCGAGCCTGCGCCTCAACCAGCGTCATTATGTCGGTTAACAACTCGCTGGTTGCCGATGCCCTGTATAAGTTCGGGTCGGAGGCCCAAAAGCAGCGCTACCTGATCCCGCTGGCCGGCGGTAAGCTGCTCGGCTGCTTTGCGCTCAGCGAGCCGGGCGCCGGATCGGATGCGTCGGCCCAGCAGACCATGGTCGTCAGGGAGGGCGAGACATTCATCCTGAACGGGACGAAGAACTTCATTACGAATGCCTTGGAGGCTGATCTGGCGCTGGTCTTTGCCACGATCGATCGCCGTCTTCGAGCCAAAGGGGTCTGTGCCTTCCTGGTGGAGAAGGGCACGCCGGGCTTCACCATCTCGAAGGTGGAGAAAAAATTGGGGCTCCACGGTACCAGTTGCTGTCAGGTCGTCTTCGAACAGTGCCGCGTACCTGCCGACAACCTGCTGGGCGAGCTTGGGCAGGGGTTCAGGATCGCCATGATTACTCTTGATGCCGGCCGGATCGGCATCGCGGCGCAGGCGGTGGGGATCGCCCAGGCGGCGCTGGACATCTCGATCAGGTACGCCAAGGAGCGGGTCGCCTTCGACAAGCCGATTGCGTCGTTTCAGGCGATACAATGGATGATCGCTGATATGGCGGTGCAGATAGAAGCGGCGAGGCTGCTCACCTATCGGGCGGCCTGGCTGAAGGATAAGGGGCTTCGGCATACCAAGGAATCGGCGATGGCGAAGCTGTTCGCGTCGGAGACCGCCAGTCGGGCCGCTACGAAGGCGCTCCAGATTCACGGCGGCTACGGCTATCTCTATGATTTTCCGGCCCAGCGGCTATTCCGCGACGCCCGCATCACTGAGATCTACGAGGGAACGTCTGAGATTCAGCGGCTGGTAATCGCGCATCAATTGCTGAATTAG
- a CDS encoding electron transfer flavoprotein subunit alpha/FixB family protein yields MPGILVLATTKDGRLSRDTLELLAGASRLKEKLAQPVAAAILGTEVGSYVPLLFAHGADQVYRAEHPLLKGYQGDAYTLALHQICERAQPSVVLLPGDVTGRELGPRLAYRLQAAFIGEFIDFDLDQASGRLQFTRSAYGGKAMAVVQPRMNSVVATAKLRTLEPAVREEGRTGEEIRVDVVLEASQLKTHLTKRVQEEATGINLGDAKIVVSGGRGIHGSDGFKLLEELAQVLRGAVGASRAATDAGWVPPSWQIGQTGRTVNPELYLAFGISGATQHVAGISGSKCIVAVNTDPAAPIFKVAQLGIVEDWKAVATALTQHCRELTKR; encoded by the coding sequence ATGCCCGGTATATTGGTGTTGGCGACGACGAAAGACGGTAGGCTCTCGCGAGATACGCTGGAACTGCTTGCAGGCGCAAGCAGGCTGAAGGAGAAGCTGGCCCAGCCGGTGGCCGCAGCCATCTTGGGAACAGAGGTCGGTTCATACGTTCCGTTGCTGTTTGCGCACGGTGCCGATCAGGTCTATCGAGCTGAGCATCCCTTGCTTAAAGGGTATCAAGGTGATGCGTATACACTCGCCCTGCATCAGATCTGCGAGCGCGCTCAGCCGTCCGTCGTATTGCTGCCCGGCGATGTGACAGGACGCGAGCTGGGCCCGCGCCTGGCCTATCGGCTTCAGGCCGCCTTTATCGGGGAGTTCATCGATTTCGACCTGGACCAGGCATCCGGTCGGTTGCAGTTTACACGCTCGGCCTACGGGGGGAAGGCGATGGCGGTCGTCCAGCCTCGCATGAATTCGGTCGTCGCAACGGCCAAGCTCCGGACACTGGAGCCGGCCGTGCGAGAGGAGGGCCGCACGGGCGAGGAGATCCGAGTCGATGTAGTCCTAGAAGCCTCGCAGCTCAAGACGCACCTTACCAAGCGGGTCCAGGAGGAGGCGACCGGCATCAATCTGGGGGATGCCAAGATCGTGGTGAGCGGCGGGCGGGGAATACACGGATCGGACGGGTTCAAACTCCTCGAGGAGCTGGCGCAGGTCCTGAGGGGCGCTGTCGGCGCGTCGCGGGCCGCCACCGATGCCGGATGGGTCCCGCCATCCTGGCAGATAGGCCAGACCGGTAGGACCGTCAATCCGGAACTGTACCTTGCCTTCGGGATCTCCGGCGCGACCCAGCACGTCGCCGGAATCTCCGGCTCGAAGTGTATCGTGGCGGTGAATACTGATCCCGCGGCGCCGATCTTCAAGGTGGCCCAACTCGGCATCGTCGAAGATTGGAAGGCCGTAGCGACTGCGCTGACCCAACACTGCCGGGAACTAACGAAAAGATAA
- a CDS encoding methylmalonyl-CoA mutase family protein, producing MSEQNDLKRIEEEKARWEADTLKPALAQTPERAERFTTASMTPVERLYTPADLSEWDYLRELGFPGDYPYTRGVQPTMYRGKLWTMRMFAGYGTADETNRRFKYLLEQGQMGLSTAFDLPTLMGYDSDHPSSAGEVGKCGVAIDSLADMETLFEGIPLGEVTTSMTISSPAAVLWAMYIAVCEKQGVPYHQIGGTVQNDILKEYIAQKEYIYPIEPSVRLVTDTILFGAQHLPRWNTVSISGYHIREAGATALQELAFTLADGMVYVEESIKAGLGVDAFAPRLSFFFDCHNDLFEEVAKFRAARRLWARIMRERFGAKDPRSWLLRTHAQTAGCSLTAQQPRNNIIRVAIQALAAVLGGTQSLHTNAMDEALALPTEEAATIALRTQQIIAHESGVTNTIDPVAGSYYVETLTNQMEEGVWEYFRRIDDLGGMIRAIEKGFPQREIADAAYAYQQAIERGEKIIVGVNRFTADEEVPIPTLSIDREAEARQIESLQRLRRARDKDVVMRSLEALGRAAAGNDPWDKDLLMPRILDAVRAYATLGEIMGVFREVWGEYKEPSII from the coding sequence ATGTCTGAGCAGAACGACCTGAAGCGGATCGAGGAAGAGAAGGCGCGGTGGGAGGCCGACACGCTGAAGCCTGCCCTTGCTCAAACGCCTGAACGGGCCGAGCGCTTCACGACGGCGTCAATGACCCCGGTCGAGCGCCTCTACACACCGGCCGACCTGTCCGAATGGGATTACCTGCGGGAGCTTGGATTTCCCGGCGACTACCCCTACACCCGCGGGGTTCAGCCGACGATGTACCGCGGCAAGCTCTGGACCATGCGGATGTTCGCCGGGTACGGGACCGCCGACGAAACCAACCGACGGTTCAAGTATCTGCTCGAGCAGGGCCAGATGGGGCTGTCCACCGCCTTCGATCTGCCGACCTTGATGGGGTATGATTCGGACCACCCCTCTTCGGCCGGGGAGGTGGGCAAGTGCGGTGTTGCCATCGATTCGCTCGCCGATATGGAGACGCTGTTCGAGGGGATTCCGCTCGGCGAGGTCACCACCTCCATGACGATCAGCTCTCCCGCCGCAGTCTTGTGGGCGATGTATATTGCCGTCTGCGAGAAGCAGGGCGTCCCGTACCATCAGATCGGCGGTACGGTCCAAAACGATATCCTGAAAGAGTACATCGCGCAGAAAGAGTATATCTATCCGATCGAACCGTCGGTCCGGCTGGTGACCGACACCATCCTGTTCGGTGCGCAGCACCTGCCGCGCTGGAATACCGTCAGTATCAGCGGCTACCATATCCGGGAGGCGGGGGCCACCGCATTACAGGAACTCGCCTTCACGCTGGCTGATGGAATGGTCTATGTGGAGGAGAGCATCAAGGCGGGTCTTGGGGTCGACGCGTTTGCCCCACGCCTCTCCTTTTTCTTCGATTGCCACAACGACCTGTTCGAGGAAGTGGCCAAGTTCCGGGCGGCCAGAAGGCTGTGGGCTCGGATCATGCGGGAGCGGTTCGGGGCGAAAGATCCCCGTTCCTGGCTGTTGCGGACGCATGCCCAGACAGCAGGGTGTTCCCTCACCGCCCAGCAGCCGCGCAACAATATCATCAGGGTCGCGATCCAGGCGCTGGCGGCCGTCCTGGGTGGCACGCAATCGCTGCACACCAACGCCATGGACGAGGCGTTGGCGCTCCCGACGGAAGAAGCCGCCACCATCGCGCTGCGGACGCAGCAGATCATCGCGCATGAGAGCGGCGTCACCAACACGATCGATCCGGTGGCCGGCTCCTACTATGTCGAGACGTTGACAAATCAGATGGAGGAGGGGGTCTGGGAATATTTCCGGCGTATCGATGACCTGGGCGGGATGATCCGGGCGATCGAGAAGGGTTTCCCCCAGCGCGAGATCGCCGATGCCGCCTACGCATATCAGCAGGCTATCGAACGGGGCGAGAAGATCATCGTTGGCGTGAATCGATTCACGGCAGACGAAGAAGTACCGATCCCGACCCTCTCCATCGACCGTGAGGCCGAGGCACGGCAGATTGAAAGTCTTCAGCGGCTTCGCCGCGCGCGCGACAAGGATGTGGTGATGCGGTCGCTCGAGGCGCTTGGTCGAGCGGCAGCCGGGAATGATCCGTGGGACAAGGATCTGTTGATGCCGAGGATTCTTGACGCGGTTCGGGCCTATGCGACCTTGGGCGAGATCATGGGCGTCTTTCGCGAGGTCTGGGGTGAATACAAGGAGCCCTCGATTATTTAG
- a CDS encoding enoyl-CoA hydratase/isomerase family protein, with amino-acid sequence MDFQTLELQMEGSLAIITLNRPKALNAINLAMVGELEQAVRQVRDDPGVRVVVITGAGDKAFAAGADITEFKAMSPIDAWMFVRRLQQLFLEIERLPKPVIAAVNGYALGGGCELLMACDMVYASEAARIGQPEINLGIIPGAGGTQRLARLIGKQRAKALVLTGEMIDAQEAWGLGLLNKVVPADQLMVEVRKLADKLVMKGPLAVRAAKEAIEDGYDMALERALAHEAQLFALCFATEDKAEGVSAFLEKRPPTFKGK; translated from the coding sequence ATGGACTTCCAGACGCTTGAATTGCAGATGGAGGGCAGCCTCGCGATCATCACATTGAACCGCCCAAAGGCGCTGAATGCGATCAATCTGGCGATGGTCGGGGAGTTGGAACAGGCGGTACGCCAGGTCCGGGACGACCCGGGCGTCCGGGTGGTGGTGATCACGGGCGCAGGGGACAAGGCGTTCGCTGCCGGGGCCGACATCACCGAGTTCAAGGCGATGAGCCCGATTGACGCGTGGATGTTTGTCCGGCGCCTCCAGCAGCTCTTTCTGGAGATCGAGCGGTTGCCAAAGCCGGTCATTGCTGCGGTCAACGGGTATGCGCTGGGTGGAGGGTGCGAGCTGTTGATGGCCTGTGACATGGTCTATGCGTCGGAGGCGGCCAGGATCGGCCAGCCTGAGATCAACCTCGGGATTATCCCGGGCGCCGGAGGAACGCAACGGTTGGCGCGGCTGATCGGCAAACAGCGCGCGAAAGCGCTTGTGCTGACCGGCGAGATGATCGATGCTCAGGAGGCATGGGGTCTCGGTCTGCTGAACAAGGTCGTTCCGGCCGATCAACTGATGGTCGAGGTGAGAAAGCTTGCCGACAAGCTGGTCATGAAGGGTCCATTGGCGGTCAGAGCAGCCAAGGAGGCGATTGAGGACGGGTATGATATGGCGCTGGAGCGAGCGCTTGCCCATGAGGCTCAGTTGTTTGCGCTCTGCTTTGCGACTGAGGACAAGGCCGAGGGCGTGAGCGCCTTCCTGGAGAAACGTCCGCCTACGTTCAAAGGAAAGTAG
- a CDS encoding DUF4399 domain-containing protein: MNVSKRTSRSAFALALLLLVVGPSTYAAHAAGQARVFFTSPRDGATVISPVKVTMGAENFGIEPAGKVKAGAGHLHIMVDTDCVAAGKVVPADATHLHYGKGQMEAELALSSGTHTLCLQAADGAHIALAGAGMTQKITLTVK, translated from the coding sequence ATGAACGTTTCAAAGCGTACGTCTCGATCAGCATTTGCCTTGGCTCTGCTCCTGCTCGTGGTCGGGCCCTCGACCTACGCGGCGCACGCCGCCGGCCAAGCCCGCGTGTTCTTTACCTCGCCGCGCGATGGTGCGACCGTTATCAGTCCAGTGAAGGTCACAATGGGTGCAGAGAACTTTGGCATCGAACCCGCCGGGAAAGTCAAGGCTGGAGCGGGTCATCTTCACATCATGGTGGACACTGACTGCGTAGCCGCCGGCAAGGTAGTGCCGGCGGATGCCACCCACCTGCACTACGGTAAGGGGCAGATGGAAGCTGAACTGGCCTTGTCATCCGGTACCCACACCCTGTGTTTACAGGCCGCTGACGGGGCACATATTGCACTGGCGGGTGCCGGTATGACGCAGAAAATCACCCTCACCGTGAAGTGA
- a CDS encoding 4Fe-4S dicluster domain-containing protein gives MTPMREIYWNIPGHLFLYLLFFPFLVVYAYGIYRHTRMILAGEPAAVVGSLWDRFKGVVTYALWQRRIAKDPLSGLLHRLISWGFIILFIATCLVALQDYLGIPTLRGQFYLYFMSLTVDLFGVAAIVGVLIVLARRYGLRPDRLLTPRLAESYGILLGLLLIILVTGFLIEGLRISATADPWGRWSPGGWLASSLFRRTDHAQQLFLHRVLWWSHATMAFTFIALLPYGVGMHITSAAANVLLKNREGSGVLRPIDLDRAERFGAGAINQLTWKDLLDLEACTECGRCQAACPAWTTGKPLTPKGVIIDLRDHMRRVYDGEDSRKMVGEVISHDALWACTTCGACHQECPIFIEPIPKIVEMRRHLVMEEAAFPETMQAALRSLEERGHPFRGASASRTDWAKGLDVKIVAADGPPEILYWVGCTAAFDERNQQVAAAFAKLLQRAGIDFAILGEEERCTGDPARRIGNEYLFQTMARGNIATLNRYGIKKIVTTCPHGFNTIKNEYPKLGGSYEVVHHTQLLADLVKEGRLRPEKRIDGVASFHDPCYLGRHNGVYDPPRQLLGAIPGLAVKEMDRCRERGFCCGAGGGLMWLEKKAGKRVSWERTEEALALQPQVLASACPFCLIMFEDALKVKDAIGRTRPLDVAELMAQSVE, from the coding sequence ATGACCCCCATGCGCGAGATCTACTGGAACATCCCGGGGCACCTGTTCCTGTACCTGCTGTTCTTTCCCTTCCTTGTCGTCTACGCCTACGGTATCTACCGGCATACCCGCATGATACTCGCGGGAGAGCCGGCTGCCGTCGTGGGCAGCCTATGGGACCGGTTCAAAGGCGTTGTCACGTATGCCTTGTGGCAGCGGCGGATCGCCAAAGATCCCCTCTCGGGGCTGCTGCACCGTTTGATCTCCTGGGGGTTTATCATCCTCTTTATCGCGACCTGTCTCGTAGCCCTTCAGGACTATCTCGGCATTCCCACCCTGCGCGGACAGTTTTACCTCTATTTTATGTCGCTGACCGTCGATCTGTTCGGGGTGGCGGCCATTGTCGGCGTGCTGATTGTGCTCGCCAGGCGTTATGGCCTGCGACCCGATCGGCTCCTGACGCCTCGTCTGGCCGAGAGTTACGGCATTCTGCTGGGGCTGCTTCTCATCATCCTGGTGACCGGATTTCTGATTGAGGGGTTGCGGATTTCGGCCACGGCCGATCCGTGGGGTCGTTGGTCTCCGGGCGGCTGGCTGGCATCCAGCCTGTTTCGTAGGACTGATCACGCCCAGCAGCTTTTCCTCCATCGGGTCCTCTGGTGGTCCCATGCCACCATGGCTTTCACCTTCATCGCTCTTCTGCCCTATGGCGTGGGTATGCACATTACGTCTGCTGCCGCCAATGTCCTGCTGAAGAACCGGGAAGGCTCAGGGGTACTGCGACCGATCGATCTGGACCGAGCAGAGCGATTTGGCGCCGGAGCGATCAACCAGCTCACCTGGAAGGATCTCCTCGACCTCGAGGCGTGCACCGAGTGTGGCCGCTGCCAGGCTGCCTGTCCGGCCTGGACCACCGGCAAGCCGCTGACGCCAAAAGGAGTGATTATCGACCTGCGCGATCACATGCGCCGGGTGTACGACGGAGAGGATTCCCGAAAGATGGTCGGTGAGGTGATCTCCCACGATGCCCTGTGGGCCTGCACCACCTGTGGGGCCTGCCATCAGGAATGCCCGATCTTCATTGAACCGATCCCGAAGATCGTCGAGATGCGTCGCCACCTGGTGATGGAAGAGGCCGCCTTTCCGGAGACGATGCAGGCGGCCTTGCGAAGCTTGGAAGAGCGGGGCCATCCGTTCCGTGGGGCGAGTGCCTCCAGGACCGACTGGGCAAAGGGGCTCGACGTGAAGATCGTAGCCGCGGACGGTCCGCCGGAGATACTATACTGGGTCGGCTGCACTGCGGCCTTTGATGAGCGAAACCAACAGGTGGCAGCGGCCTTCGCCAAGCTCCTGCAACGCGCCGGTATCGATTTTGCGATCTTGGGCGAAGAGGAGCGATGCACGGGGGACCCAGCCCGACGGATCGGAAACGAGTATCTCTTCCAGACGATGGCCAGGGGGAACATCGCCACGCTGAACCGCTACGGCATCAAGAAGATCGTCACGACCTGCCCGCACGGCTTCAATACGATTAAGAACGAATACCCCAAGCTGGGAGGCAGCTACGAGGTTGTTCATCACACGCAGTTGCTGGCCGACTTGGTGAAAGAGGGACGCCTGCGGCCGGAGAAGCGGATCGATGGCGTGGCGTCGTTTCACGACCCGTGCTATCTCGGACGGCACAACGGCGTCTACGACCCGCCCAGACAGCTTCTTGGCGCCATCCCAGGGCTCGCGGTCAAGGAGATGGACCGATGCCGGGAACGCGGCTTCTGCTGCGGCGCGGGGGGCGGGTTGATGTGGCTTGAGAAGAAGGCCGGCAAACGGGTAAGCTGGGAGCGGACCGAAGAGGCGCTGGCCCTTCAGCCGCAGGTACTGGCGAGCGCCTGTCCCTTTTGCCTGATCATGTTCGAGGATGCGCTGAAGGTGAAGGATGCGATCGGGCGGACCAGACCGCTTGACGTGGCAGAGCTGATGGCGCAAAGTGTAGAATAA
- a CDS encoding cobalamin B12-binding domain-containing protein: protein MAAKVEKKIRVLIAKPGLDGHDRGAKVIARAFRDAGMEVIYTGLRQTPEMIVSAAIQEDVDAIGMSCLSGAHMYLFPRVMELLKERGVDDIVVFGGGTIPSDDIPKLKAAGLATIFTPGTTTTEAIEFVKNSIRK from the coding sequence ATGGCAGCGAAGGTAGAAAAGAAGATCCGCGTGTTAATCGCCAAGCCGGGCCTTGACGGGCACGATCGGGGCGCCAAGGTTATCGCCAGAGCCTTCCGCGACGCCGGGATGGAGGTGATCTACACCGGGCTTCGGCAGACCCCCGAGATGATCGTGAGCGCGGCCATCCAGGAAGACGTGGATGCCATCGGCATGTCCTGTCTGTCCGGGGCTCATATGTACCTGTTCCCAAGGGTCATGGAGCTGCTCAAGGAGCGTGGGGTCGATGACATCGTCGTCTTTGGTGGTGGCACAATCCCCTCCGATGACATCCCGAAACTCAAAGCGGCCGGGCTCGCCACTATCTTTACGCCAGGTACGACTACGACCGAAGCGATCGAGTTCGTGAAAAATAGCATCAGGAAGTGA
- a CDS encoding AIPR family protein: MDSTLVRTQVEAFRVKTAYGGKAEDCFPAWYLTRRFQIPETVAIAQTSDPALESGPKGHDSAIDAFHLHRNEGRNRLVIIQSKYTIKHALIAESFREVARKGVPLVARLLRGEESIALLENKVVVNLRATLNRLSHEERSALAIDFVVIHLSGEDPEYIYKKTEPARAMLLEAASEHLSEHTVTTSFLGPADFAFHVADVQAPPVWSNLTLEAVSCRTTHSGQDAAFFYGIGVLAELVKLYNERRSELFSKNIRYFISRKANVETGPSGKIRETLKRLVTQGEDSPELFAFYHNGVTIFAREAEVDNGLCRVRDPYVLNGCQTIKTAHMFATDASAKGKLNEDLWKRVRIPVRVITTKSEELVRRVTVANNRQNSISAAALRANDSEQLELEQRFRRHNIFYQRQEGAFEQLERTNPELLADIYAQTAGSYVSIVDLARSIAAVAGEIHAAHHPNDIFESDRLYAKTFAPSHVSSIAFCVFLQNLHNVLGVVLKKNLDLEPNPGAPKPSSLTYYTMALLTRYLAKEERHGDIITFGTTLWGGKKLFREKVCSWLDNYHSKVKRELKDRFMSLESKSNENMASAYQSCLATLKLSQVDPFKAFENLDNEIEWAAPEE, encoded by the coding sequence ATGGACTCGACCCTTGTCCGAACACAGGTAGAGGCATTTCGCGTAAAGACGGCCTATGGCGGGAAGGCCGAGGATTGTTTCCCTGCGTGGTATCTGACCCGCAGGTTTCAGATTCCCGAGACGGTAGCCATCGCGCAAACTTCGGACCCCGCACTTGAGTCAGGCCCCAAGGGGCATGACTCTGCGATCGATGCCTTTCATCTGCACCGCAACGAAGGTCGCAATCGCCTTGTGATCATCCAGAGCAAGTACACCATCAAGCATGCCCTGATCGCCGAGAGCTTTCGGGAAGTTGCAAGAAAGGGAGTCCCACTGGTGGCTAGGCTCCTTCGAGGCGAGGAAAGCATCGCCCTTCTGGAGAACAAGGTGGTCGTGAATCTACGTGCAACGCTAAACCGGCTTTCACACGAAGAGCGTAGTGCGCTCGCCATCGACTTTGTCGTTATCCATCTTTCCGGCGAAGATCCGGAGTATATCTATAAGAAGACGGAGCCGGCGCGCGCCATGCTGCTTGAGGCAGCATCGGAGCACCTCTCCGAGCACACCGTCACAACGTCGTTTCTGGGACCCGCCGATTTCGCGTTCCATGTCGCGGACGTACAGGCACCGCCCGTCTGGTCAAACTTGACGCTAGAGGCAGTCTCGTGCAGGACGACTCATTCGGGACAGGATGCAGCCTTTTTCTACGGCATAGGGGTCCTTGCGGAGTTGGTCAAGTTATACAACGAGAGACGTAGCGAGCTTTTCTCTAAGAACATCCGCTACTTTATCAGCAGAAAGGCAAATGTCGAGACCGGACCATCGGGCAAGATTCGAGAGACACTCAAGCGCCTTGTGACGCAAGGAGAGGATTCGCCTGAGTTGTTCGCATTCTACCACAATGGGGTGACGATCTTTGCCCGCGAGGCGGAAGTCGACAATGGGCTCTGCAGGGTGCGCGACCCGTATGTTTTGAATGGTTGTCAGACGATAAAGACAGCCCATATGTTCGCAACGGACGCATCTGCCAAGGGGAAGCTCAACGAGGATCTTTGGAAGCGTGTTCGCATTCCTGTTCGCGTGATTACGACAAAGAGCGAAGAACTCGTGAGGCGGGTCACCGTTGCGAACAACCGCCAAAACTCGATTTCCGCCGCTGCACTCCGGGCGAACGACTCGGAACAACTCGAACTGGAGCAACGCTTTCGTAGGCACAATATATTCTACCAGCGACAGGAGGGCGCTTTTGAGCAGCTGGAGCGAACGAACCCGGAGCTTCTCGCAGACATCTATGCCCAGACGGCTGGCTCCTATGTTTCGATCGTGGATCTCGCCCGATCCATCGCTGCGGTAGCAGGAGAGATCCACGCAGCCCATCATCCGAATGACATCTTCGAAAGTGATAGGTTGTACGCGAAGACGTTCGCGCCATCCCACGTGAGTTCTATAGCGTTTTGTGTCTTTCTTCAGAATCTTCACAATGTCCTCGGTGTGGTGCTCAAAAAGAACCTTGACCTTGAGCCTAACCCAGGGGCCCCGAAGCCGAGCAGCCTCACTTACTATACAATGGCGCTGCTCACACGCTACCTGGCAAAGGAGGAGAGGCACGGCGACATCATAACTTTCGGAACAACCCTCTGGGGAGGCAAGAAACTCTTTCGAGAGAAGGTCTGTTCTTGGTTGGATAATTACCACTCTAAAGTCAAGCGTGAATTGAAGGACCGTTTCATGTCCCTAGAAAGTAAATCGAATGAGAATATGGCCTCGGCATATCAAAGTTGTCTGGCTACGCTGAAACTGTCGCAGGTGGACCCATTTAAGGCCTTCGAGAACCTTGATAATGAAATTGAATGGGCCGCACCCGAGGAATAG
- a CDS encoding DUF4926 domain-containing protein has protein sequence MIRELETVVLTHDVPERGLEKGDVGAVVHRYVDKGAYEVEFVTAEGKTVAVLTLTEADIRPMGSGEILHAREFASA, from the coding sequence ATGATTCGAGAGCTGGAGACAGTCGTGCTCACCCATGATGTTCCTGAGCGCGGCCTGGAGAAGGGCGACGTCGGGGCAGTGGTACATCGGTACGTTGACAAGGGGGCGTATGAGGTTGAGTTCGTCACTGCTGAAGGAAAAACGGTTGCGGTCCTCACGTTGACGGAGGCGGATATACGCCCGATGGGGAGCGGTGAGATTCTTCATGCCAGGGAGTTTGCCTCGGCATAG
- a CDS encoding electron transfer flavoprotein subunit beta/FixA family protein: MNIVVCIKQIIDPEIPMSQFMIDPRTKRQVQGNNPLVISPYDANALEVAIQLKEKQGATVTAISIGGATAMTALRSALSMGAHEAILVNEPLLVGSDQRGIAHALANTIRKAGAYDLILTGCESGDWADRAVPAFLAEELEIGYVGYVTRIEVKDGQVVVRRVVEDGYELIEAKTPLLAAISSDETNAPRYAKLRDIMTAAKKTIPVWKAADLGLDQERIGSGTAKVAITDVYIPVKESKCEMIEGNTSEEKAANLAARLRELKLI, translated from the coding sequence CTGAATATCGTTGTGTGTATCAAGCAGATTATCGATCCCGAGATTCCGATGAGCCAGTTCATGATCGATCCCCGGACCAAGCGACAGGTCCAGGGGAACAACCCGCTGGTCATCAGTCCGTATGACGCTAATGCGCTCGAGGTGGCGATTCAGCTCAAGGAGAAGCAGGGCGCCACGGTGACGGCCATCAGTATCGGCGGCGCAACCGCGATGACCGCGCTGAGAAGCGCGTTGTCGATGGGCGCCCACGAGGCGATCCTGGTCAATGAGCCGCTTCTGGTGGGCTCTGATCAGCGGGGGATTGCCCATGCGCTGGCGAACACGATCCGGAAGGCGGGCGCATATGACCTGATTCTGACCGGCTGCGAGTCGGGGGACTGGGCAGATCGGGCCGTCCCGGCCTTTCTGGCTGAAGAGCTCGAGATCGGGTATGTCGGATATGTCACCCGGATCGAGGTGAAGGATGGACAGGTGGTCGTTCGTCGAGTGGTAGAGGATGGGTATGAGCTGATCGAAGCCAAGACCCCTCTTCTAGCAGCCATCAGCTCTGACGAGACGAATGCTCCCCGCTACGCCAAGCTGAGGGATATTATGACAGCCGCCAAGAAGACGATTCCCGTCTGGAAGGCGGCGGATCTCGGGCTCGACCAGGAGAGAATCGGCTCGGGTACCGCCAAGGTCGCGATCACCGATGTCTATATCCCGGTCAAAGAGTCTAAGTGCGAAATGATCGAGGGGAATACGTCGGAGGAAAAGGCCGCGAACCTGGCGGCCAGGCTGCGCGAGCTCAAGCTGATTTGA